Part of the Phycisphaerae bacterium genome, GGGGAACCCCCTGAAGAGGATTGATCACCTGTCGTATGCCGTCTGGCGCACCTCGTCGGTTCTGTCACGCCCCATGCAGATGGGAAGTGTCTGAAGCTGCAGCGTGAGTCCGATAGCCGAGTTGACGTGGCTCGAGGCATCAGGTGGACGAGTTGCTGGTGGTTTCTCCACCAGAGTGCGCGCATGACAGATCACAGGAGGAGCATCGTCGGGGCACATGAGGCCAATGTACATTTCTACGAGTTGCTCAAACGCGTCGAGAAGGGCGAGGAGGTCACGATCACGCGTCACGGCTCTCCTGTAGCCAGGCTGGTCCCGGTCAAGCAGTCCGTGGCGTCAGAAGAACGTACGGCGAGCATTCGCCGATGGCAGAAATCCTCCAAGGGTATCACGGTGGGCAGGCTGAAGGTTCGAGACCTCGTCAACGAGGGGCGTCCGTGAGTTGGTCGTGCCGCTTTTGGTGCTGCCAACGTTGGATGATTCTCGGGGCGGCGTTCTTATCCGTGGTTTGAACGTATCCCCGGCAGGGCGTATAGTAGTACCACGTGTCGCCGATTCTCTTGACTCGACTCGCGAACGGATGCGCCTATGCCGCAGATACACGTTCTGCCTGACTTGCTGGTGAACAAGATCGCCGCCGGCGAGGTGATCGAGCGTCCGGCCAGTGTGGTGAAGGAACTGGTCGAGAACAGCTTGGATGCCGGGGCCAGGCGGATCGAGATTACTATCGAGCAGGGGGGGCGGAAGCTCATCCGGGTGGCCGACGACGGCGGGGGGATGGATGTCGACGATCTGGCCCTGGCCGTCCAGCCGCACGCGACCTCGAAAATCACCCGCGAAGAGGACCTGTTCGGCATTCGGACCATGGGTTTCCGGGGCGAAGCTCTGCCAAGTATCGGGGCGGTGTCGCAGTTGCGGATTGTGTCCCGGCAGCCGAATTCGGACGCCGCGCATGAGATCCGGGTGACCGCCGACCGAATCGAGCCGGTGACGGCCGCCTCGGGCCCCGTGGGCACGACGGTCGAAATCCGCGAGTTGTTCTTCAACGTGCCCGCCCGGCATAAGTTTCTCCGGACGCCACAGACCGAGATGGGTCATATCACCGAGCAAGTGGCGCGGATTGCCCTCGTGTACCCTCAGGTGGAGTTTCGCCTGATCCACAACGGACGGCCGGTGCAACAACTGCGTCCGGCAGGGTCGATGCGCGAGCGGATTGCCGATTTCTTCGGCAAGGAGATGTCCGACAGTCTGCTCGAAGTGGTTCGCGACGAGCGAGGCTTGAAGATCCACGGCTACGTGGGCCGGCCATCGGACAGTCGGTCGAGTGCTCGTTGGCAGTATTTCTTCCTGAACGGCCGGTACATCCGCGATCGGTTCCTCAGCCACGCCGTGCGCGAAGCTTATCGCGGGCTGATGGAGGCTCATCGTTACCCGGTCGTGTTCCTGGCCCTTGAGGTGCCGCCCGATTCAGTCGACGTCAACGTCCATCCGACCAAGATCGAGGTCCGCTGGCGCGATTCGAACATGCTTTATTCGCAGGTGTTGTCGGCCATTCGCGACCGGTTTCTCAACACGGATCTGACGCCGGGGCTGATGGCCGTGCGGTCGCCGCAGATTGCCGACCCGACAGGCGAATTCAGCGGGGACCTGATCGAAGCTCGTGAATCGGCGGTCGCAGGGCCGGACAGCGAAGCGGAGCGGCGGCATCGGGAGATTCGCGAGTCGATCGCCGACTTCTTCAAGCGAAACAAGCCGCCGGTTCCGTCGGGTTTTGGTGAAGGCCGGCCGGTTTGCACGGCCTATAGCCCGTCGCAGCCGATTGAGGCTTATCAGCCGGCGCGGATGGTAGATTCCGACGCAGCCTTGGAATCATTCGAACCGCCGAGCCTCCTGCCGCCGGCGTCCGTCCGGGCCGGCGAGAGCGAAATCGATCGCATCGACCTCGGTACCGTGTTGCAGATCCATCGCAGCTATCTGGTGACCGAGACGTCCGACGGGTTGGTGATCATCGACCAGCACGCCCTGCACGAGCGGATTCTTTTTGAGCAGTTGTCACAGGAGATCACCCGCGGGCCGCTCGAGTCGCAGCGTCTGCTTCTTCCGGACATGATCGACGTTGCCCCCGACCAGGTGGCAGTGATCGAGGCTCACGCCGATACGCTCGCCAAGCTTGGCTTCGAGATGACCTCCTACGGCCCGAGTACGATCGCGGTTCACGCTGTCCCGAGCATTCTCAAGCCCGAGCGGGTGACCGCGTTCGTTCGCGACATGCTTGATCGATTGGCGGTGCGGTCGGGCCCGGCCGCGAGCGAGATGCTGATTAATGATTTGCTGAGCATGATGGCGTGCAAGGCGGCGGTCAAGGCCGGCGACCCGCTCGATCCGGCCGAGATCCGCTCGCTGCTGGCCCAACGCCACCACATCGAGCGTTCGAGCAACTGCCCCCACGGCCGGCCAACCTCGCTGCGATTCACGCTCCGCGATCTGGAAAGGCAGTTTAAGAGGGTGTAGCAGGGGGCTTCTGTTAATCTGTTGGGCTGTTCGGCCGCTCTTGACGAGCCGAGGGGCTTGTCCCCTCGGTCCGGGCAGGCCTCCTGTTATTCGCCGCCTGTCCGGGAATCTATCGACGAAATGCGTATGATGTCCCCGGATTCCGCTTGAAGTGGACGCGGCAAGGGGAAGAGGACATGATACGGGGCATTGGCATGAAGCGGTGACCGTGGTCTGCAGCTCGCGAGCGCTGGATTATCTTCGCAATACCCGAGCAAGCTGTCAGTCCGGGTCGCGTTGAGGGGTGTGAGACGCTGGAGAAGGACCTCGCACGACTTGTAGCCAGTACTCAGCCTTCGTAGCCGGGCATGCAGGAGATGGACGATGCTCCAAAGACCTTGGGTGCGCATCGTATTCGCGGGGTTCGTTCTGGCGGCGTTCGCGATGTTGGCCGCCGGGGCGGATGCGCCGGCCGCCGAGCGGTTGCCCAATATCGTGTTCTTTCTGGCCGACGACATGGGATACGGCGACCCGCGTTGCCTCAATCCGGACTCGAAGATCCCGACGCCGCACATGGATCGGCTCGCCGCGGAGGGGATGGTTTTTCGAGACGCTCACTCGCCCTCGGCGGTCTGCTCTCCCACTCGCTATGGTATCCTGACCGGCCGTTATTGCTGGCGGACAGAGTTGAAGCGGGGGGTGCTCGTCCCGTGGGACCGGCCACTGATCGAGCCCGGCCGTCTGACCATGCCGGCGATGCTTCGGCAGCACGGTTATGTGACCGCATGCATCGGCAAGTGGCACCTCGGATGGGACTGGCCCACCCGCGACGGCCGGCCCGTTCCAGACTCGTTACGACACGCCCGATCCGACGGCAATCTCGCAATGGAAGATTACGAGGTCATCGATTTGACTCGGGTCATTGACAGCGGGCCACTGACTCGCGGTTTTGACTCCTATTTCGGCATGGACGTGCCCAACTATCCGCCGTACTGCTTCATCGACGACGATCGGACGATCGGTATTCCGACGCAGCTCAAACCTGGACGGATGTTCGGCGATCCCGGACCGATGGTCCCCGGCTGGCGGCTGGAGCCGATCCTGCCGACGCTGGGCGCCCGTGCGGTCACGTTCATCGATCGGCACGCCGCACAGCATCGTGACAAACCGTTCTTCCTCTATTTCGCCTCGACCGCTCCGCACACCCCGATCGTGCCGGATGATCCGTTTGTCGGCAAGAGCCAGGCCGGGCCCTGCGGCGACCTCGTTTACCAGGTCGATTGGACGCTCGGGCAGATTCTTGCGGCGTTGGACCGCAACAGCATGCGCGAGAACACCGTCGTGGTTATGACCAGCGACAACGGGTCGCCGGCGATCGCCGGTGACCCGTTCAAGCACGGCCCGGATCTCAGTTCCCGCAGCGCCAGTATCGCCAAGTTCGGGCACGATCCCAACGCGCCATGGCGGGGCATGAAGGCGGACATCTGGGAAGGAGGTCATCGCGTGCCGTTATTTGTGCGATGGCCCGGCCGGATTGCCCCAGGCTCGACGTGCGGCCAGACCGTTTGCCTGACCGATTTCATGGCCACGTTTGCCGCCCTGGTTGGGCATCGACTGCCCAACGATGCTGCCGAGGACAGCTATGATCTCTCACCGCTCCTGCTGAGCAAAGAGGGCAGCGAGGCGATCCGTGAGGCCACAGTCCACCACTCCGTCGACGGCGTCTTCGCGATTCGCCAAGGCAAGTGGAAGCTGATCATGAGTCTGGGGTCAGGGGGCTGGTCGAAGCCCACCGGAGGCGAGCCCGAACCTGGTGGTCCGAAGGGGCAGCTCTACGACATGCAGGCCGACCCCGCTGAAACGAAGAACCTGTGGACCGATCATCCGGACGTTGTGAAACGACTGACTCTGTTGCTGGAGAAGTATCAGCGGGACGGTCGCAGCGTGCCGCATCGGAATTGACGGACGGTTGGCGCGCAGATTACTGGAGGGCGCCATCGACGACTCGGACAACACGAAAGGCCGGAGCCGGCAGTCAGGTTTCGTGGTGCAGCTCCGTGGGCAGCGTTTTCAGCCATCCGATGCTGACCAGACCCCACAAGCCGATCAGGATGGCCTCGGCAGCGTCATGTCGAAGCGAAGTGGGGCGACGGGCCTGCGACCAGGCGATGACTCTGCGAGCTACGATGTCGGCGGAGTGCTTGGCCTGGGGGCCGTTGCGGTGCTGACGTGGGTAGAGCAGCGACCTTCGCCAGTCCTCGGCACTGATTGTACGAAGGAGCACGCCCCGGCGCTGGGCCTCGTGCGTCCAGATGTCGGCAAGAGGCCCTCCTCCCTCGAGCACAAGCCATTCGAGGTCCGGAGTCTCACGGAGCACGGCCTGTACGCCGCCTCGCAGCCGCGTCGCGTTTCCGAAGTTTCGCGAGCGGTACCAGCGCAGCCGGCCGTCGCGTCCGTACAAGGCCAGGCCGGTTCTCAGTCCCACATCGACGGCCAGCAGCGATGACATCGTAATCTGTTCTTTCCGCCGTCCCTGCTCCGACGGGTGCAGTGTGCAAAGTCATTGGTTTTTGGCGCGACTAGCCTCGGCAGGCTGCATCAACTGGTGCAGGGTTGGAATGCCCGCCGCCGGCTGGGTGCTTTCCGACTGCTCCAGGCTGCGGGCGGCGGGCAGGATGATGCGGAAGCGGGTACCTTTGCCGACTTCGCTCTGGATCTCCACCGTCCCGCCGTGAGCCCTGACAATTCGCGACACGACGGCCAACCCCAGCCCGGTGCCACCGCCCTTGCTCTTGGTGGTATAGAATGGCTCGAAAATGTGCGGCAGGTGTTCGGGAGCTATTCCGCTGCCGGTATCGATCACATCGAGCAAGAGTGTGCGGCCATAGTCGCCTGACCGGCAACGAATGGTCAATTTGCCGCCATTGGGCATGGCATCCGCGGCGTTGATCATGAGGTTGATCAAAACCTGGGCCATCTGCAGTCTGTCAGCCATCGCAAAGGGCAGCGATTCGGGAAGATCGCGGATCAGTTCGACTCGCCGCCGATTCAGTTTCGGCTGGGCGAACATGAGGGCATCGTCGACGATCGTTTCGATGCGCGTTGGTTCCGGCGAGAGCGGCTCGTTCCGAGACATGGTCAGGAGACGCCGCATGATCATCTCGATGCGGTACAGGCCGTTTTCCATGAGATCGAGCAACTGCCGGACCTGGTCCGGGTTGTCCACGCCTCGGCGGAGGATCCGAATGCTGTTTTGCAGACCATCGAGGGGGTTATTGACTTCATGGGCGACGGTTGCGGCCAGTTCGCCGATCAGTGCGAGCTTTTCGCTGTGGGTCAACTGACGTCGCAGTCGCTCATGTTCGCGGCAGTTCTCCCTGAGCTGATTAAGGACTCGCTCGACCGAGTCGCTGAGCTTCAGGAAGTCGTCGTCCGGCGGATGATCGATGCAGGTTGCCAGATCACCGCGGGCGAGGGCATCCACTGCCTCTCGCAGCCGGTGAAGTCGTCGGCGGGCCTGGCGGCAAGCGATCCTTGCAGATACCCAAGCGGCCGTCAAAGCGACTGTCGTCACAACCAGGACGGCCCAAGGTTGCGGCACTTCGGCAGCAAGGGTGATTCCTGCGCCCGCCGCAAGGATCACGGCGTAGATGATCAGGTATTTCTCTCTTGTTCGGATCCGGCTCAGCATGGTCTTCATAGTTGCCGGTCATTCTATCCAAGTCTTTGGGGTTTGTCTTGGGGGAGGGCGTGGTTGGGATATGCCCGCGCTGCGTTTGTCAAGAGCGGTGATCGCAATAGAATAAGTGCGGTTTCGTTGTTCCGGACAGCGAATGACGACATGAATGCTTTTGTGGCCAGGGAGGTTACCCGTGTTTGGTACGAGGAAGTGGCTTGGCGTTGTCCTGCTTGCGGCAACTATTCAGACGTCGTACTTGGCGGCCCAGCAAACGGCACCGGCGGGGCGAGGAGCTTTGCGACGGGAGCTGATTGAGCGTTTTGACAAGGATGGTGACGGAGAGATCAGCCGGGAGGAGCGGGCAGCCGCCCGCAAGGGGCTCCGGCAAGGCGGCCGTGTACAGCAGAAGCTTGTCGAGACCGTGTTGCCGGAGAGTGTGAGGGTTGTGCGCGACGTTGAATACGCCCGCGTTGGGGACCAGCCTCTTCTACTGGACCTTTACCTTCCCAAGCCCGAGGGCGAGCCGTTCCCAGTGGTCATCTGGGTACACGGCGGAGCCTGGCAGGCAGGGAGCAAGGATCTTTGCCGTGCGGCCTTCCTGTCGGGCGAGGGATATGCGGTGGTCAGCATCAACTATCGGCTGACCGATGTTGCGCCGTTTCCCGCTCAGATCCACGACTGCAAGGCCGCCGTTCGCTGGGTCCGCGCTCACGCAAAGGAATACGGGTTCGATCCGGCTCGGATCGGCGTCTGGGGCTCGTCGGCAGGGGGGCATCTGGTCGCGCTCTTGGGCACCTCGGCTGGGATCAGGGAATTGGAGGGCGATATTGGCGGTAACCTCGACCAGTCCAGCCGCGTGCAGGCCGTTTGCGATTTCTGCGGACCGAGCACGTTTCGTGCAGAGGATTATGAGCATGAACCGGACAAGCCGAGAGGGGCCGGTCCGCAGGTCGTGCAGAAGCTTCTTGGCGGTCCGCTCAATAAGAATCCCGAAAAGGCCCGGCTGGCGAGTCCGATCGAGCATGTCAGCAAGGACGATCCGCCGTTTTTGATCGTGCACGGCGAGAAGGATAACGTCGTGCCAGTGAAACACAGTCGCCTGTTGGCCGATGCGCTGAGGAAGGCCGGCGCAGACGTCACGCTGAAGGTGGTCCCCGACGCCGGACATGGCGTCGGCGGCTTGGCTAACAGGAAGATGGTGGCCGAGTTCTTCGACCAGCATCTCAAGCGCAGACCTGCGAGCCGGCCTGTTGGGAGCGCGGCTGAATGATGAGGCGCTATCGATTCTTGTTGATGGCAACAGCCGTTGCGACGTTACTGTGGGTCACGGGTTGTGATGCGGGTCGAGGCGCCGGCGGTTCGGCAGTCAAACCTGTCCGCACGCTGACCGTGGCGGCGGTGTCTTGTGAAAGCCGGATTCATGAGGTTGAGTTCAATCTGTCGCGGATCGAACACTGGGCCAGGCAAGCGGCGGCTGCGGGGGCCGACATCGCGCTGTTTCCGGAGACGGGCATCAGTGGTTGGTGGGCCAGCCGGGAGGTCCGGGCGTTTGCCGAGCCGATTGACGGCCCGGCGATCACCCGGTTGACAAAGGTGGCGGATGAGCTGGGGATCGTTCTCGCCGTGGGCATGACCGAGCGTGACGGCGACAAGGCGCATATCACGCACGTTGTGATTGACGGCAGAGGCGTGATCGGCATGCATCGCAAGACCAGCCTGGCACCGGGCGAGGAAAAGACATGGGACCCGGGCAGTGATGCCAACGTGTTCGAGGTCAAAGGCATCCGTGTTGGGATCGCGATCTGTTTTGAGTCGGTGCATCCGCCAACCTGTGCGAGACTTCGGGAGAACGGGGCAGAGATCATCTTGGCGCCGTATGCCAACGGCACCGATCCGGACGAACTGCTCAATGGCAAGCGGCCGTACCCATACGAACGGGCGAAGGAGAATCAGGTCTGGTATGTTGCCTGTGATGCTCCGGCACGCGATGAGCAGAAGAACCTCAGGCGCGGCGCGGCTTACGTGATCAGTCCGGAGGGGGAACTGAAGGCGATCACCGCCCCGGATGCCGTGGGTGAGACCATGGTTCTGTATACGATCCGTCTGTCTTAGTGCTCCCTTTCATGAATCCTTGTCGGGTTGGGCGCTTGTATTCGGGCGAAAACCGCGCAAATCAGCCCACAAAGACTTGTGAACGGGAGCGCTTAGTGCGGCAGGTCTCGGTCGCCGCGGGCGACCTCGACACCGCCCTACGACCGCGGGCTTACATGTACCGGTCGGCCGCATTTCCGATGCGCCGGCGGAGCAGTTCGGCGACGTCGATCTCGGTGCCCCGGGTTACGCCGTCGATGGTGCGACCGTTCTCGACGCTGACGCCCGCGGCCTCGCAGATCGCGGTGGCGTAGAAACCCGTGGCGAACGGGCCGATTATCTCTTCATGCTCGTCCCGCGGCATGTGGTTGTTGCGACTGCGCAGGATCTTGCGGTAGAGATTGCCCGGGTGACTGATTCCGTAGCCGCTGACCGAGCCGTCGGGCTCGAAATTGCGAAAGAGCGGGTTGCGTTCCTGGATTCCGTTCTCGGTGATCTCGCGGCATCCCGGCATGTCGATGGCCAGGTCGACCATGGCATCGGTGCAGATCAGCCGTGACGACTGCACGGTCATGGCGTGGGCGGAGTTCGGAAGGTGCCAGCAGGTCACGATGTGGGCCACGCCGCCGTTTTCGAGCAGTACCTCGACGTCGCACATGTCGTACCCTTTGGAGGGCACGGGGCGGAGAGAGGGGAGTTTCTGAGAGTAGGCTGTTGCCCGGACGCTGATCGGCTTGAGGCTTACCATTTGTACCAGAGCGTCAGCCATGTGCACGGTCAGGAAGGTGATGGGCGTATTCCTTTCGCAGAAGTCGGGCGAGGCGAAGTATTGCGGGCGGTAATTCGGATCGGCCACGCACAACTTATCGAGCATGTACAGAACGGCGAGCTGAAATCTGCCGTAGGCTCCGCTGTGGTAGCGCGTGGCGACCTCCTTGATCCGTGGGTCTTCTCGCTTGTGGAAATCGACGGTGACGAGGCGGCCGGCTTTGCGTGCGGCCTCGATGATGGCATGGGCATCAGCAATTGATGAAGCCAGCGGCTTGGCCACCATGACGTCCAAATCGTTTTCCAGGGCGAAGATCGTCGGCTCGCGGTGGAGCTGGTCAGGGGTGTTGACCTGGACGGCATCGAGTTGTACGTGCCGGATCATTTCATGATAGTCGGCGAACCGTCGATTCGCGGGAATGCCGTACTGATCGGCGAAGTCGTTCAGGGCTTTATCGTTGGGGTCGGCCACGGCCTCGATCGAGAGCAGATGTGAATAGTCGCTGTGAAAGTAAAGATGCCGGTAGATCTCTCGTACGACTGAGCCTGTGCCAATGACTCCCAGGCGAAGTCTGTCCATGTCGCTGTCTCCATCATCTCGACGGGCTGCTCACAGTGTGCCCGTCTGCTTCAGAATGAAATATGCCAGAAACTCGCTGGTCCTGGCCACGTCCCTCATGTCAATCTGTTCTTGGTCGCTGTGCGCGTGCCGGATCAGACCCGGCCCGGTGGTGATTACCGGCAAGCCCGGATACTCGCACGCGAAAATACGGGCATCGCAGGACACATCCCATCCGCGAATGGGGCCTTCCTTCCAAGTCCCTGCCCTTCTTGCCGCTTCGATGGCGTTCAACATGTCCGTCGAGTTCGGATCGCCGTCAAAGGCAGCGTTGTGCAGTTTCTCAAACGTCACCTGCAGGACGTGCTTCGCGTCGACCTTTGCGCCGACGAGATCCAGGTAGTACTGCCCGCCGCGCACCGCCGCTGCCCGGAGCCGCTCTTGCACATCGCTCATCGAGTGCGTGGGCAAAAAGCCCTGTCCGCCTTCCATCAGGATTCGCGACTCGTCGGGCCAGCCGCTGAGTCGGAGCCGCATGGCCCCACCGATTGCCCGTTCGATGGCCGCGCGGCTGCGGATCAGCGCGCGCCCGATCGTTGCCATCTTGGTGATTGCTCCGTCGTTTTCAAGGATCGACCCCATGTGACCCGTCGAACCCCAGACGCGAACGAGCCAGCCTTGAGCTGTAGGGGTCAAATCATAGTGGCGGTCCACTTTGGGCTTGCCGGTTGCGGGATCGATGACCTGGGTCTTGTCGCCGTAGAGGCCGATGTATTGCCTCAAGCCGTCCTCGATGAGGTCACGAATGAGGCCGGCTACGCCGGTCGCAAAGGCGCCGGATTCGAAGACGATCTCGAAACTGACGTCGCCGTTGATCCTCGACGGGTGCTCACCGCAGTTGCCGATGATGCCGTGGCAGGTCTGGACGGGGCGATGCGGAAAGAGCGGGTGATTTGACTCGGCCCTGATGGCCCGGCCTTCCTTCTCCAGTTCGTCGATGATGAAAAGTGCGGCCTCGAACAGGTATGAGCCAGGAAGCTTGCCTTCGATCTTGAACCAGACGCAGCCGCGGTTGCCCGGATAGATCCCGTCGTCGGCGCATTCAAGCACCATCATGCTGTCGTAACGGCGTTTCAGATTGCGGTCGACCGCCAGGGACAACGAGCCGTTGCCGCCGGGTTCCTCATCGATGACGATCATGCAGGTCAGGTCGCGGTTGAGGTAACTGCCCGTTGCCCGCAGGTGCTCGGCAAGCAGCTTGATCGCCCCGACGATGGCCACCACGCTGCCTTTGTCGTCGCAGGCCCCGCGGCCGAAGACCACATTTCCCTCGACACGCGGAGGGAAGTAGGGGGCCACCACATCGATATGAGCGTTGAGTGCCTGTCCGACGCCTTTGGGCTCTCGCCGCTCGCCGTCGATCTCGATCACCAGGTTGCACCGGCCGGCATAGCATTGCTCGACCGGGAGGCCGGCGGGGTTCTCGGGCGTGCGCGTGTAGTAGGGTTGGGAGAAGAAGGGGTGCCGGGCGATCACGGGGTCGATCGGCTGCCTCAGACAGCGTAAAGACTTCAGTCCATAGTGCGTTACTTCTTGTTCGAGAATGTCGAAGACCCGCGACTCGGCTCGGGCCGTTGCGGCGACGTCGGCTCGAGGAACGGTGTCGATTGCACAGATCTTGACCAGCAGGTCGGTCAGATGGCGCCGAAACGCATCAGATGAGGCGGCTTGTGCGATCGGGTCTCCGTTCATTCCTTAACCTCGGTAACGACGCCCGGTTCATTTGCGGGGGAATCCGCCAAGGCGGAGGCCGTCACGTTCGATCATCTCACCTCCGGAGGAATCGGGGCATCGAGCATCAGCAGGAGCGCACGACCTCTTCGACCACGTTCAGTCCCTCGCGCAAGGCCTCTTCGTCGATCAACAGGGGCGGATTGAGCTTGATGGCGCAACCCCCGACGCCGACCGGCGCGAACAAGAGCACACCCTTGCACACACAATTCCAGACGACCTCCCACGCCCAGTCCGGCATCGGCTCGGTGGTGCCGGGCCTGGTGAACTGAAGCGCGCCGACCAGCCCGATCGAGTCGACGTGGCCGATGCGACCCTTGGAAGCATCTTTGATCCGGCGGACGGCCTCGGCCATCACCGGTGCGAGTCGGGCGGCATTCTCAACCAGTTTTTCTCGCCGGATGACCTGAAGGTTAGCCAGGGCGGCTGCTGCACAAATCGGATTGGCCGAGTGCGTGCTGGTCATTTCGCCCGGACCGTACAGGTTCATGAGTTCGTCGGTGCCGAGCACGGCCGCAACCGGCATTCCACCGGCAATGCCCTTTCCGCAAGCGGCCAGATCGGGCACGATGCCTAAATGCGAGAAGCCGAAGGGGGCACCGGTTCGCCCGAAACCGGCCTGGACCTCGTCGAAGATCATCACGGCCTTGTACTTGTCGCACCACGCTCGGAGTGCTTGTGCGTAATGAGGCGGCATCAGGGTGGCGTTGCAGCCTTGGTAGGTCTCGCTCATCACGCCGCAGACGCGGTTCGGGTCGACGCCCTTTGCCTTCAACGCGGCCTCAAAGACGGCAAAGCTGGTGTCTTTCTGGCGGAAGCCGTCGGGGAAAGGCACCTGCACGAAGCAAGGATCGTCGCCGCCGAGCCACGCTTTGAGGGCAGAGGATCCGCCCGCCAACTGTGCGCCCATCGTGCGGCCGTGGAAGGCGTAGTCAAACGAGACCAAGATGTTCTTGTGCTTGCCGCCCACCTGCAGTCCTTGCGTGCGGGCCAGCTTGATGCAGCATTCACAAGCTTCTGAGCCGGTTGTCAGGAGGAACACGCGTTTGAGGGGCGGGGGCAGCCAACTGGTCAATTCCTCAACCAGCTTGTACCGCACGTCGGTAGGGAAGCAGTAGGCATGATACAAGCCCTGGTCGGCCATGTCCTTGATTGCTTTGACGATGTCCGGGTGGGCGTGGCCGCATGAGGTCACCAATACGCCGGAGGAGAAATCGATCCAACGATTGCCGTAGGGGTCGCGGACCGTGGCACCCTCGCCGCCGTCCCAGATGACCGGAGGCTGGCCACCCATGCTGCGAGGTTCCATCTCACGCAGGCGTTTCAGAAAAGGCACGGAGTCGGGAACCGGGATCGGCGTGCGGATCATGCGGTATTTCGTATGAACAAGCTCAACCTCACGCGGCTGAAGGGGAAATTCCTTTGTTGCCATTTCTACGGATTACTCCTTCGATGAAATCTGATCGGGTGAGTACTCACGAAACGCGACGCCGGGTCTGCTGCCGTATCGGATCAGGACCTCGCGGCCGTCG contains:
- the mutL gene encoding DNA mismatch repair endonuclease MutL, which codes for MPQIHVLPDLLVNKIAAGEVIERPASVVKELVENSLDAGARRIEITIEQGGRKLIRVADDGGGMDVDDLALAVQPHATSKITREEDLFGIRTMGFRGEALPSIGAVSQLRIVSRQPNSDAAHEIRVTADRIEPVTAASGPVGTTVEIRELFFNVPARHKFLRTPQTEMGHITEQVARIALVYPQVEFRLIHNGRPVQQLRPAGSMRERIADFFGKEMSDSLLEVVRDERGLKIHGYVGRPSDSRSSARWQYFFLNGRYIRDRFLSHAVREAYRGLMEAHRYPVVFLALEVPPDSVDVNVHPTKIEVRWRDSNMLYSQVLSAIRDRFLNTDLTPGLMAVRSPQIADPTGEFSGDLIEARESAVAGPDSEAERRHREIRESIADFFKRNKPPVPSGFGEGRPVCTAYSPSQPIEAYQPARMVDSDAALESFEPPSLLPPASVRAGESEIDRIDLGTVLQIHRSYLVTETSDGLVIIDQHALHERILFEQLSQEITRGPLESQRLLLPDMIDVAPDQVAVIEAHADTLAKLGFEMTSYGPSTIAVHAVPSILKPERVTAFVRDMLDRLAVRSGPAASEMLINDLLSMMACKAAVKAGDPLDPAEIRSLLAQRHHIERSSNCPHGRPTSLRFTLRDLERQFKRV
- a CDS encoding ATP-binding protein, with amino-acid sequence MKTMLSRIRTREKYLIIYAVILAAGAGITLAAEVPQPWAVLVVTTVALTAAWVSARIACRQARRRLHRLREAVDALARGDLATCIDHPPDDDFLKLSDSVERVLNQLRENCREHERLRRQLTHSEKLALIGELAATVAHEVNNPLDGLQNSIRILRRGVDNPDQVRQLLDLMENGLYRIEMIMRRLLTMSRNEPLSPEPTRIETIVDDALMFAQPKLNRRRVELIRDLPESLPFAMADRLQMAQVLINLMINAADAMPNGGKLTIRCRSGDYGRTLLLDVIDTGSGIAPEHLPHIFEPFYTTKSKGGGTGLGLAVVSRIVRAHGGTVEIQSEVGKGTRFRIILPAARSLEQSESTQPAAGIPTLHQLMQPAEASRAKNQ
- a CDS encoding type II toxin-antitoxin system prevent-host-death family antitoxin; this translates as MTDHRRSIVGAHEANVHFYELLKRVEKGEEVTITRHGSPVARLVPVKQSVASEERTASIRRWQKSSKGITVGRLKVRDLVNEGRP
- a CDS encoding nitrilase-related carbon-nitrogen hydrolase, with the translated sequence MMRRYRFLLMATAVATLLWVTGCDAGRGAGGSAVKPVRTLTVAAVSCESRIHEVEFNLSRIEHWARQAAAAGADIALFPETGISGWWASREVRAFAEPIDGPAITRLTKVADELGIVLAVGMTERDGDKAHITHVVIDGRGVIGMHRKTSLAPGEEKTWDPGSDANVFEVKGIRVGIAICFESVHPPTCARLRENGAEIILAPYANGTDPDELLNGKRPYPYERAKENQVWYVACDAPARDEQKNLRRGAAYVISPEGELKAITAPDAVGETMVLYTIRLS
- a CDS encoding Gfo/Idh/MocA family oxidoreductase is translated as MDRLRLGVIGTGSVVREIYRHLYFHSDYSHLLSIEAVADPNDKALNDFADQYGIPANRRFADYHEMIRHVQLDAVQVNTPDQLHREPTIFALENDLDVMVAKPLASSIADAHAIIEAARKAGRLVTVDFHKREDPRIKEVATRYHSGAYGRFQLAVLYMLDKLCVADPNYRPQYFASPDFCERNTPITFLTVHMADALVQMVSLKPISVRATAYSQKLPSLRPVPSKGYDMCDVEVLLENGGVAHIVTCWHLPNSAHAMTVQSSRLICTDAMVDLAIDMPGCREITENGIQERNPLFRNFEPDGSVSGYGISHPGNLYRKILRSRNNHMPRDEHEEIIGPFATGFYATAICEAAGVSVENGRTIDGVTRGTEIDVAELLRRRIGNAADRYM
- a CDS encoding alpha/beta hydrolase fold domain-containing protein is translated as MFGTRKWLGVVLLAATIQTSYLAAQQTAPAGRGALRRELIERFDKDGDGEISREERAAARKGLRQGGRVQQKLVETVLPESVRVVRDVEYARVGDQPLLLDLYLPKPEGEPFPVVIWVHGGAWQAGSKDLCRAAFLSGEGYAVVSINYRLTDVAPFPAQIHDCKAAVRWVRAHAKEYGFDPARIGVWGSSAGGHLVALLGTSAGIRELEGDIGGNLDQSSRVQAVCDFCGPSTFRAEDYEHEPDKPRGAGPQVVQKLLGGPLNKNPEKARLASPIEHVSKDDPPFLIVHGEKDNVVPVKHSRLLADALRKAGADVTLKVVPDAGHGVGGLANRKMVAEFFDQHLKRRPASRPVGSAAE
- a CDS encoding arylsulfatase, translating into MLQRPWVRIVFAGFVLAAFAMLAAGADAPAAERLPNIVFFLADDMGYGDPRCLNPDSKIPTPHMDRLAAEGMVFRDAHSPSAVCSPTRYGILTGRYCWRTELKRGVLVPWDRPLIEPGRLTMPAMLRQHGYVTACIGKWHLGWDWPTRDGRPVPDSLRHARSDGNLAMEDYEVIDLTRVIDSGPLTRGFDSYFGMDVPNYPPYCFIDDDRTIGIPTQLKPGRMFGDPGPMVPGWRLEPILPTLGARAVTFIDRHAAQHRDKPFFLYFASTAPHTPIVPDDPFVGKSQAGPCGDLVYQVDWTLGQILAALDRNSMRENTVVVMTSDNGSPAIAGDPFKHGPDLSSRSASIAKFGHDPNAPWRGMKADIWEGGHRVPLFVRWPGRIAPGSTCGQTVCLTDFMATFAALVGHRLPNDAAEDSYDLSPLLLSKEGSEAIREATVHHSVDGVFAIRQGKWKLIMSLGSGGWSKPTGGEPEPGGPKGQLYDMQADPAETKNLWTDHPDVVKRLTLLLEKYQRDGRSVPHRN